A genomic window from Thunnus thynnus chromosome 12, fThuThy2.1, whole genome shotgun sequence includes:
- the pter gene encoding phosphotriesterase-related protein: MSKLSGKVQTVLGLVDPDQLGRTMTHEHLTMSFECCYFPPPPGDEAVAENPFHMQHMYWLRQNPYSCHENLLLLQETSAVRDELLAYRKAGGGTIVENTTTGIDRDLPTLRQLAKDTGVHIIAGAGYYVDCTHTEATKKMSVEKLTDIIISEVLHGADGTDIRCGVIGEIGTSWPITESEKKVLKATAHAQAQLGCPVIIHPGRNPAAPAEVIRILQEAGGDIGKTVMSHLDRTIFNNGELLEFAKMGCYLEYDLFGTEMLNYPYDLNVDMPNDSQRVKALAFLVKEGYEDKIVIAHDIHTKNRLTKYGGHGYSHILKNIVPKMLTRGISQHQVDKILIDNPKRWLTFK; this comes from the exons ATGTCAAAGCTGAGCGGGAAGGTCCAGACTGTCCTGGGTCTGGTGGATCCAGACCAGCTGGGCCGCACCATGACCCACGAGCACCTGACGATGAGCTTCGAGTGCTGCTACTTCCCTCCTCCTCCGGGTGACGAAGCGGTGGCAGAGAACCCGTTCCACATGCAGCACATGTACTGGCTGAGACAAAACCCCTACAGCTGCCATGAgaacttgctgctgctgcaggagaccagCGCCGTGCGGGACGAACTGCTGGCCTACAGGAAGGCCGGAGGGGGCACGATAGTGGAGAACACCACCACGGGCATCGACCGGGACCTGCCCACCCTCAGGCAGCTGGCCAAGGACACTGGGGTCCACATCATCGCTGGAGCAGGGTACTATGTGGACTGCACCCACACAGAAGCCACCAAGAAAATGAGTGTGGAGAAG CtcactgacatcatcatcagcgAGGTGCTTCACGGCGCCGACGGAACAGACATCCGCTGTGGCGTGATCGGAGAGATCGGCACCAGCTGGCCGATTACAGAGAGCGAGAAGAAGGTGCTGAAGGCCACGGCTCACGCTCAGGCCCAGCTCGGCTGCCCAGTTATCATCCATCCCGGCAGGAATCCTGCCGCTCCGGCTGAAGTCATCCGGATTCTCCAGGAGGCCGGCGGTGACATCGGCAAAACTGTCATGTCTCACCTGGATAG GACTATATTTAATAATGGTGAACTGCTTGAGTTTGCTAAGATGGGGTGTTACCTGGAGTATGATCTGTTTGGAACCGAGATGCTGAACTATCCCTATGACCTGAACGTGGACATGCCCAACGACAGCCAGAGAGTGAAGGC CTTGGCGTTCCTGGTAAAGGAGGGCTATGAGGACAAGATAGTGATCGCACACGACATCCACACCAAGAACCGTCTGACCAAGTACGGCGGTCACGGCTACTCTCACATCCTGAAGAACATCGTGCCGAAGATGCTGACGAGGGGCATCTCGCAGCACCAGGTGGATAAGATCCTCATCGACAACCCAAAACGCTGGCTGACCTTCAAATGA
- the c1ql3b gene encoding complement C1q-like protein 3b — MIATGVCGVALVLVLVVLIPVVVNSAGTPARYEMLGSCQMVCDSHGTAATAAAKTTNPIKDNRLVQSLPTFIQGPQGEPGRVGRMGPRGPVGEPGPPGPAGPPGERGVPGPPGPPGAPGMNGPTGAISAATYNTIPKIAFYAGLKKQHEGYEVLKFDDVVTNLGNHYDPSTGKFTCSIPGIYFFVYHVLMRGGDGTSMWADLCKNNQVRASAIAQDADQNYDYASNSVVLHLEPGDEIYIKLDGGKAHGGNNNKYSTFSGFMLYAD, encoded by the exons ATGATCGCAACTGGTGTTTGTGGCGTCGCGCTGGTGCTGGTGTTGGTGGTTCTGATCCCGGTCGTGGTGAACTCCGCCGGGACTCCTGCCCGCTATGAGATGCTCGGATCCTGCCAAATGGTGTGCGACTCCCACGGGACCGCAGCCACGGCCGCGGCCAAGACGACCAACCCGATCAAAGACAACCGTCTGGTTCAGTCGCTTCCGACGTTCATCCAAGGTCCTCAAGGAGAGCCGGGACGCGTGGGGAGGATGGGTCCGAGGGGCCCGGTCGGCGAGCCCGGGCCACCTGGACCTGCTGGTCCGCCCGGAGAGAGAGGGGTACCTGGTCCTCCGGGTCCACCCGGAGCACCCGGAATGAATGGGCCCACCGGTGCCATCAGTGCAGCCACCTACAACACTATCCCAAAGATTGCATTTTATGCAGGACTTAAGAAGCAACATGAGGGATATGAAGTGCTGAAATTCGACGACGTGGTCACAAATCTCGGCAACCACTATGACCCCTCAACAGGGAAATTCACCTGCTCAATACCAGGGATTTACTTCTTTGTTTACCACGTGCTGATGCGAGGAGGGGATGGAACCAGCATGTGGGCCGACCTCTGCAAAAACAACCAG GTGAGAGCCAGCGCCATCGCCCAAGACGCCGACCAGAACTACGACTACGCCAGCAACAGTGTTGTTTTACATCTCGAGCCCGGAGACGAGATTTACATCAAGTTGGACGGCGGAAAGGCGCACGGgggcaacaacaacaagtacAGCACCTTCTCTGGCTTCATGTTGTACGCTGATTGA